The following proteins are co-located in the [Pasteurella] mairii genome:
- a CDS encoding Superfamily II helicase and inactivated derivatives — translation MMNGKYKPTSPKPLEDMIVLIGNNAWDIWGNGKGEQWLFLNENILQRDVKFKPFIFGANPLKNIVNLNISPKNQRYIQLFDCGLTEEQKSAICYNLATKTDAEIVRFHNALTGEMIENCSDYIRRIRKDDETAKMIAQSTIDSTQPKTTPYIDYRDNGVLSGLFYVVPKVDRETGEILREDLKWVCDKLTLIGKGKNENGDYFYIFQWHNADEKAPRIEAINCGDFGSDTAWRLLKNQGLKMTSKTGITQNLVEHFHSVGLSVENWSVTHSTGWHNGAYLLPSGEIIGNPSQPIIFKNKSANSSGYDVKGTVESWQNEIARYVNKNTSMMLGVATALASPILRFINAKSFGVHLFNASSKGKTTTLNIANSIYGNPDLIDLSWNTTPTALSNEASARNDGFITLDELGQAKKIFDVENIAYSLFNEKGRAKGMKEGGNDELSRWKITALSTGEKDVEGFLKSKGVDINAGQLVRLLNVPLIEATHLHGFINNKDHADHLNEASFQHYGAIGREWIKFIADNPQLIKDEYKRFKALWADRLSENTASQVQRVASNFAILETALHLARHLTKWSEEDNRECLIKSFHDWLADFGTTDREEARIIEFFNGWLDENAESGFIQIPEPPTQRIINKILGYRILEVSGLEREHFYIHPKAFNDVILLSGYPKKIVFEKMEQHNMIRAGKEQKTRPYQHKVPASLEKLMNSKGKRFYVVYPALIEDDEEE, via the coding sequence ATGATGAACGGTAAATATAAACCCACATCCCCTAAACCGCTTGAAGATATGATTGTCTTAATCGGCAATAATGCCTGGGATATATGGGGGAATGGCAAAGGCGAACAATGGTTATTTTTAAATGAAAATATTCTTCAACGCGACGTAAAATTTAAGCCTTTTATTTTTGGCGCTAATCCATTGAAAAATATTGTTAATTTAAACATTTCGCCGAAAAATCAACGTTATATTCAATTGTTTGATTGCGGGCTAACAGAAGAACAGAAAAGCGCCATTTGTTACAATTTGGCAACGAAAACCGATGCGGAAATTGTCCGTTTTCACAATGCGCTTACCGGTGAAATGATCGAAAACTGTAGCGATTATATTAGACGAATTAGAAAAGATGACGAAACCGCTAAAATGATTGCACAAAGTACGATAGATAGCACGCAACCGAAAACAACGCCTTATATTGATTATCGTGATAATGGCGTGTTAAGTGGGTTGTTTTATGTTGTGCCGAAAGTGGATAGAGAAACCGGCGAAATTTTGCGGGAAGATCTAAAATGGGTTTGCGATAAATTAACCCTTATTGGCAAAGGAAAAAATGAAAATGGCGACTATTTTTATATTTTCCAATGGCATAACGCCGACGAAAAAGCACCACGCATAGAAGCAATTAATTGCGGGGATTTTGGCAGTGATACCGCTTGGCGGTTGTTAAAAAATCAAGGGTTAAAAATGACCTCAAAAACCGGGATAACGCAAAATCTTGTTGAACATTTTCATTCTGTGGGGTTATCCGTTGAAAATTGGTCGGTAACACATTCTACAGGCTGGCATAATGGCGCGTATTTATTGCCAAGCGGGGAAATTATCGGAAACCCTAGCCAGCCGATTATTTTTAAAAATAAAAGTGCCAATTCTAGCGGCTATGATGTCAAGGGAACCGTTGAAAGTTGGCAGAATGAAATCGCGCGCTACGTGAATAAAAATACATCAATGATGTTAGGCGTTGCCACCGCGTTAGCAAGCCCGATTTTACGTTTTATTAATGCGAAAAGTTTCGGCGTGCATTTATTTAATGCTTCAAGTAAAGGGAAAACAACAACGCTTAATATCGCCAATAGCATATACGGAAATCCGGATTTAATTGATTTATCTTGGAACACCACACCGACGGCACTTAGCAATGAAGCAAGCGCAAGAAATGACGGTTTTATTACCCTTGATGAATTGGGGCAAGCTAAGAAAATTTTTGACGTCGAAAATATTGCCTATTCATTATTCAATGAAAAAGGCAGAGCAAAAGGCATGAAAGAGGGCGGAAATGATGAGCTTTCTCGTTGGAAAATCACCGCACTTTCTACCGGTGAAAAAGATGTTGAAGGCTTTTTAAAATCTAAAGGTGTGGATATTAACGCGGGGCAATTGGTGCGCTTGTTGAACGTTCCGTTAATTGAAGCCACGCATTTACATGGATTTATCAATAATAAAGACCATGCAGACCACTTAAATGAGGCAAGTTTCCAACATTATGGCGCAATTGGTCGAGAATGGATAAAGTTTATTGCCGATAATCCACAACTCATTAAAGACGAATACAAGCGATTTAAAGCATTATGGGCAGATAGATTATCAGAGAATACCGCCTCACAAGTGCAGCGTGTCGCCTCTAATTTTGCGATTTTAGAAACTGCCCTACATCTCGCGCGCCATTTGACGAAATGGAGCGAAGAAGATAACCGGGAATGCCTAATTAAATCATTTCATGATTGGCTTGCAGATTTTGGAACCACAGACAGAGAAGAAGCTAGAATTATTGAATTTTTCAATGGTTGGCTTGATGAAAATGCAGAAAGTGGATTTATTCAAATCCCAGAACCGCCAACACAAAGAATAATTAATAAAATTCTAGGCTATCGCATTTTAGAGGTGAGCGGACTAGAAAGGGAGCATTTTTATATCCATCCGAAAGCCTTTAATGATGTGATATTGCTCAGTGGTTACCCTAAAAAGATTGTGTTTGAGAAAATGGAACAGCACAACATGATCAGGGCGGGAAAAGAACAGAAAACGAGACCGTATCAGCATAAAGTGCCGGCATCATTAGAAAAACTCATGAACAGTAAAGGCAAACGATTTTACGTTGTTTATCCGGCATTAATTGAAGACGATGAAGAAGAATAA